From the Leptospira inadai serovar Lyme str. 10 genome, the window TTCCTCTGCGGAAGGCGAATCGTTAAGGGAACTGGTATTAGATCAATCACGAGAGCTTATTCCCGACGGAGAACCTAGATTCCGAAAAATTCCCGGAACGGAAGAAAAATATTATTATTCCTTAATTCAAAAATCTCCCGGAAAAACTCAGGCCAAAGAAACGGGAATTCCGTATAAGGATTACCTCGCGTTCGAAACAAAACTTTTGGCCAAACCTTTGCTCGCCTTTCTACTCTGTCTTTTTCTATTCGGAATCGGAATCCATGCGTTTCTGTCGTTTATCATATTCCATCCGTTGGAAAGATTATATTCAGGATTGGAACTAGCGACCGAAGGCGATCTAGAACGGGAACTTCGTGCGGAGGCCTGGGACGAAATCGGAAGCCTAGCTGACCAGTTCAATCGAATGATTCAATCGATTCGTTCCACACCCGTAAACGGCGTTGGAATCTCCGGCCATCACTCCGACGTCAAAATCGGCTCTTGGAAGGAAAGTTTGCAGAGAATTAAACTAGCCCGTTCTCCGAAAGAGTTGGGACAAATTCTTTCGGAGCTAGAGAGCTTACCTTCTTCGGATCAGAACCGTTCCAAACTTATTTTGAAAGCCGCGCTGAAAGCAAAGGATTACCAACGGGCTTACTTGGCTGCGGAGGAGATCCGCACCTTAGGAACGAACGATTCGGAAGTCGTTTTTTTAACTTCCTATTGTTTAAAAAAACTCGGAAATCGAAAGGAAGCTATCCGCTTGGCGGAGAAAGTACGTTCGGAGAATCCGAGACATTCTCAAAATCGGCTTCATCTTGCCGAACTATATTTCTTAGAAGGACGCTTAGCCGAAGCTCAGGATATCGCCGTGGAAATTCAAACGGACGAAGGAGTTTCTCCCACGCTTACAAAACTCATGAATGCGATAGAAAAAAAAGGGAGCTGAATCCAATCTGGGTTAAATGGAAGGAATCATTCGCAGAATATCGGGCAGATTTCAAACTTCAAGCGGTTCCTTTGAGGCCGTCCTGGAAATAGATCCGAATACTGGGCTTATTTCCGCGATTCATCGGGATTCTCTCCTTCGATCGCCGGAGCAAGGGGATTTATCCTTCGATCCCGATCAGTCCGTGATCTTTTCCGGATTCGGGGACATTCATGTTCACGCTCGAGAAGACGAAACAAAAAAGCATATTTACAAAGAGGATTTTCACTCTGCCGGATTGGCTGCGATCAACGGAGGCGTAATACATATCGCCGATATGCCCAATAATCCGAGCCCGCCGGTTAACGATGAAACCTATCTGCGAAAGCAAGAATTAGCGGATCGATCTCCGATTCGGATCACCCTCTATGCAGGGATCGGGCCGAAAACCAAACCCTTAACATTACATGTTCCTTATAAAGCTTTTATGGGTCCGTCCGTAGGGGAATTATTCTTTCATTCCAACGAACAGTTGGAAGATACGATAAGGCAATATGAAGGAAAAAACGTTAGTTTTCATTGCGAAGATCCCGAAGTTTTGGAAAAAAAACAAGGTGAATTCCTGCATGAGGATCGAAGACCACCGGAAGCCGAGACTTTGGCCACCGATTTCGCTCTTTACCTGATCGAAAAATATAAACTGAAAGGTAAGCTCTGTCATTATTCCACTGGGGAAGGATTGCAGAGAATAATCAATGCTAAGCGAAGAGGAATTTCGGTAACTTGCGAAGTAACTCCGACCCATCTCTATTTCGATCGAACCATGCTTACGGATGAGAATCGACATTGGTTTCAAATGAATCCCCCCTTACGCGGGCCCGAAGATAAAACCGCGCTTCTCCAAGGTATTCGAGACGGTTGGATCGATTATCTAGCCACGGACCATGCCCCCCATTCCGTAGAAGAAAAAAAAAGGGGAACATCAGGAATCTCTCAACTGGACACCTACGCTCTCTTCGTTACGTGGCTCCATCGTGAGGGACAAATATCGTTGGAAAAAATCGCCGCAATTTGCTCGGAAAATCCCGGAGAATTCGTGAACGAATTTCTTCCGAAAGAATACGGTAAAGGATTCGGAAAATTGGAACCGGGATACTGTGCGAGTTTTACCGTCCTGAATTTTCATAAACCTACAACCTTCCGGAAAGAGGATATCAAAAGCAAAAGCGGATGGTCTCCTTTCGAAAATGTCACGTTTCCCGGAAGTATTCTCGCAGTTATCCATCGAGGACTCAGAGTTAAATAAATCGGCTCGAACCTTTCCTTTCCGATCCTTGGCAATCGACAAAGAGTGTTCACCGGATTTGGAATCCGGCCAAAATCCGGAACACTATATCCCGATTCCGAATCTAAGAAAATACCACTCGATATTCCCCGGTCGGTTTACTCCGAAAAACCGTTTCGTAAACCGTCGCGAATCCGTAATCCAACATTTGAATCCTGTCTAAACATCAGAGCTTGCTTTGGAGCTAAATGAATCGATGGAAATGCACTTAAAGGAAAAAATCGCGTTGATCACCGGATCGACTGTAGGAATCGGATCGGCGATCACTATACAATTGTTAAACGAAGGTACGACCGTCTTCATAAACGGTAGGACGAAGAATTTTGTGGACAAAGTGCCGGTATCGATAAGGAAAGTTCTGCCGAATTCAAAAGTGGACGGCGCCGCATTACGAGGGGACTTCGGGGTCGTGAAGTCGACATTTTAATGCTGAAACTAAGCGTCTTAGATCAATCTCCGATACGAAAGGGTGGCACCGCAAAGCAAGCGATCCGGGAAACGATCGAGCTGATACGCTTCGTGGATCGTTTAGGATATCATCGTTTTTGGGTATCAGAACATCATAATATACTAGGGTTAGCCGGATCAAGCCCTGAAGTATTAATCGCACATTTAGCCGGCGAAACGAATAGAATTCGAGTCGGTTCGGGAGGAGTCATGCTTCCGAATCATAGTTCTCTTAAAGTCGCGGAAAATTTTAGAATGTTGGAGACCCTTTTTCCGGGAAGAATCGACTTGGGCGTAGGACGAGCGCCCGGGGGAGACCGATTAACCGCTGCAATTCTGAATCCGGGAAACAGTTTTATCCAAAACGATTTTGTACAACAACTTATAGATCTGAAACATTTCCTTACCGACACGATAGAGCCTGATTCCATACAGGCGAAAGTGAGGGCGATCCCGATTGCGGAAACCGTCCCCGAGTTATGGATCTTAACGTCCAGCGGAGAAAGCGGCCTTTTAGCGGCTCATTTTGGAATGGCATTGTCCTTTGCTCATTTCATCAATCCGAACGGAGGGCGGCAGGCGATGCATGCCTACCGAGAAAAATTTCAGCAATCGGAAGCTCTAAAGAATCCGAAAGGAAGCGTGGGGATTTTCGTGCTTTGTTCGGATACCGAAGAAAAAGCCAACGAACTTCGTGCGGTTATGGATCGACAACTACTGAATATCGAGAAAGGAATCAGCGAAGGGATCGTTTCTTACGATGAAATAAAATCCCAAAGATACGCGGACGCCGAGGAATATCGTATTGCCTATAACCGAGGGCGAATGGTAACCGGAACACCCGATCAAGTTAAAGTAAAGCTCTTGCAATTAGCTAAAGAATACCAAGTCGACGAAATCGTAGTCACTACGATTACCCATGATTTCGGCGACCGGCTGCGATCCTATCAACTCTTAGCGGAGGCATTCGAACTAGAAAAATGATTCTTAGGGCCGGAATGAAATTTTAGAAAAGGAATCAAACCGCCGATCCAATCGAGAATCCATCAATTTGGATCGGCTCTTTCTCTTTCCTGCTTATAACAGGTTTCCGGATTTAAACCTCCGGATTTTCTAACACTAGAGCGATTCCTTGACCGCCCCCGATGCATAAGGAAGCCACGCCGTATTTAGCTTTGCGACGTCTCAACTCGTAAGCGAGAGTAATCGTAACCCGCGCTCCACTAGCTCCCAACGGGTGACCAATAGCGACCGCACCCCCATTGACATTCGTAATATCCGGATTCAACCCCAGTTCTTTTTGAACGGCAAGGTACTGTGCCGCAAAGGCCTCGTTTACCTCGACTAAACTCATATCCGAAAGCTTTAATCCCGCTTTTTTGAGTGCGGCAGGAATTGCAATGGCCGGCCCGATACCCATTTTGGCCGGATCACAACCTGCATGTCCGTATCCGCGAATAATGGCCAACGGTTTCCTGCCGATTCGCTTAGCATAGGAAGCCGACGTAACGATCGTCGCGGCGGCGCCGTCATTTAAACCCGAGGCATTTCCGGCAGTAACGGTTCCACCGTCCCTGAATGCCGGCTTTAGACCGCCAAGTTTCTCGATCGAAGCAGCGCCTTTAATGAATTCATCCTTTTCCAAGGTAATCGGTTTTTTCCCGCCGACGGTAACGGATATGATCTCTTCCTTCAGTCGACCTTCCAAGGTCGCTTTCTCCGCCCTCGATTGGGAAATTCCCGCCCAGTCGTCTTGCTCTTTACGACTGATTTTGTACTGGTCCGCAAGATTTTCCGCCGTGGCTCCCATAATCAATCCTACATATTGATCCGTTAGTCCTTGTTCGAGACTGTCTTCGAACTCGGAGGAACCGTAACGGACGCCCCAACGCGCATTACGAACGACGTACGGCGCGTTGCTCATAGACTCGGAACCGCCTGCAAGAACCGCCTCCGCATCACCTAAGTAAATCTTCTTTGCCGCTTGAATAATCGCCTCCATTCCGGAACCGCAAAGGCGATTTAGAGTAAGGGCGGGAACGCTTAACGGTAAACCGGTTTTTAATCCGATATGCCTTGCCAGGTAGATGGCCTCTTTTCCGGTAGGTATAACGTTTCCGAAAATCGATTCGGCGATGTCTTCGGGATTTATTTTAGTTCTTTCTAAAAGAGTCTTCGATACATGAACGCCCAAGTCCACCGCACTAATATCTTTTAAGGTCCCCCCAAAATTACCGAAAGGAGTCCTGATCCCGTCTAAAATAACCGCTTCTTCCATTTACTTCGTTCCTCCAATAAATATTATATTTTTATGATTCTTCAACTTAGTTTATTCGCGACGGGAAATTCCAGATCGAACGGATCGATTCCCACCCCGGTCTTGAATCCGCCTCCGTTTAAAAAATTCGGGAAGAAGCTATCATCCACCCAAAAACTTTCCAATCGAGCGAGTTTCCCTTTCCCCTTTCCGATAAAGGCAGTTTCTAAATATTCACCCTCGCCCTTTTTTTGTAAGAAAGAAATATCCAACGGCGAGGTGTTCACCGGAAAATTAAAACCTAAAGTTTTAACCATCGCTCTTAAAAAAATTTTTCCATTCCGAGAAATTTCAATTTTCGTAATAGATCCTTCTTTTTGCCAAAGGAAATCCGCACGTTCTTTCGGAATCGCCCAATTGCGAATCCCTCCTTCCGACGCATCCTGACTCGATACGAAAATCCGCGTGATTCGCTTATAGTTTCGATTTTTATATTCGAAATTACCCGGAATATAAAGGATCTCGCAATAAGGTCCCACGTCCGACGACTCGTAATTCGCGAATATAAGCGAGCCAAGACCACCACGGTAGCTCTTGCGATCTTCTTCGTCGAAAAAGCCTCTGTCTACGTTATAGGACCGATTGGCCAATAGCGGAAAGATAAATCCTTTTCCGTTGAGATGCCAAGGTGCCGAAAACCGTTTTTTAGTCGGGGTACTCGCTACTGCCTTTTTGGCTTGGGAAGCCACAGTACCGCCTTTGGAACGCGCGGAAGAGGTTTCGGATGCCTTCTTTTTAGGTTTTGTTGGGCTTTTTTCCTTTATTTTCATCCGGTTATCCGTTTCTTTTTTATGAACCCATCCTCCGAAAAACCCCGAATTTGGAAAGGAAACTCTTGAATGTTCTGCCTATTTTCAGGATAACTGGAATAGAACAGAACATTATCGGAGGACAATCGTCCTCTAGACTCTGTCCGGAAGGCAGTCCATGACCCTAGTAGCTACTCGCCCGAAACGGCGTACCAGAAACAGCCTTAATAAGCAGACCATCGTGCAAGCTGCGATGGAAATTCTTACCGAAGATGGGATCGACGGATTATCCATGCGAAGAATCGCTGAGAAATTAGATTGCAGCGTTGCGAGTCCTTACTCACATTTTAAAAGCCAGCAGGATATCATCAAGATTTTAATCTCCCAGGGTGAAGCCCAGCTTACGGAAACTTTGAGAGAAGCGAAATTACAGGGTAAAAACGCGTATGAGAAATTAACTCGAATTGCGCGCACTTACTATGAATTTTCCGGAAATAACCAAGAGCTTCACAAAGTCATGTTCAATACCGTTCACGGTCACATGCATCGTAAAGCATTTCCGAAATTGCCCACGAGTTATCGGGTATTTCTCGAAACGATCCGAGAGGGTTGTCGTTCAGGCGAATTTATCATCACCGAAGAGGAATATCCTTCGCTGGCTCGAACAATGTATTCCTGGATGTACGGTATAATCGTTTTAGATATGACCGGTATGCTTAAGAAGCGCGGTATGGGTGACCCTCTGGATGAAGGATTTTTATTCTTCCGCAAAATTCTTTTAGGCGACGAGATATAATTCGTTCCGAAAAAATTTGACGATTTAAAGTTCTTTTGGATCTTATTTTTAGATCTCTAAATATCCGTTTCGAAAAATAACTGAAATGAAAAAGAAAGTATTTCTATTCGCTTCCGTCCTAGTACTGTTGGCGCTTGCTTCAGCCCCATATCTTAGATCCGTAGAAACGGAAGAATTAACTTCCGAAATCAGAAGTAAAGTGGAAGGAAAGTTCGTGCGCCTCTCTAAGGGGCTGACTCATTATCGGATTTCCGGTTCGGAAAACGGTAAATTGGTAGTTTTAGTTCACGGATTTACAACGCCGTATTTTATTTGGGACTCGACGACGGACGCGTTGGAACGGGCCGGTTACAGGGTTCTTCGATTCGATCTATACGGGAGAGGTTACTCGGATCGACCGAACACAATCTACGATATTCCACTGTTTCAAACCCAGTTAGAGGAACTCCTATCCGCATTAAAGATTTCCGATCCGTTCGATATAATCGGTCTTTCTATGGGAGGACCCATTTGCGCGAGTTTCGTGAGTAAAAATTCCGAGCGTGTTAGAAAAGTCGTACTAATAGATCCTTTCTCCGAAAAGGCGAAAATTTTTCCCTTAAACCTCCGTGGGATCGGGGAATACGTATCCGCTTCGATTTTCATCCCCGCCCTACCCGAACGTTTAACCGGAGATTTTTTCAACCCCGAAAGAATTCCCGAAGGCTGGAAAAAGAAGTATCAGGAACAAATGAAATTCAAAGGTTTCGGGTCCGCAATCCTATCCACGCTTAGGAATCTTCTTTCTATCGACCCGAAACCCGTTTATGAACGTTTGGCCGAAACAAAAAAACCGGTATTGTTGATTTGGGGGGAAGAAGATCGAACGACTCCTCTTGCCACCGGTTCTTACGTGAAAGAGCTACTAAAACCCACTTTCTTATTAGTGCCTAAATCAGGTCATCTTCCGCATATCGAGCGTCCGGAAATCGTTTTTCCGGAATTGATAAGCTTTCTTTCAAAGTAAGAAATAAATTACGCTTTTCTGGGTAGAGAGATGCGTTTCCAATCGAGTTATTCGAAAAATTTAGTTCTTAGCTTAATACTTAGCTAAGGTAGAATCGACATCATCGGAATATCTCAGAATCCCGCCTTCCAGATTAAAAACCTTTGCATAGCCTGCCGATTTCAAAAACGCGCAGGCACTTCCGGACCGTCCGCCCGATCGGCAATACACAATGATATCTTTCCCGGATTGCTTCCATGGTTCTAGCTCCGCTATATGAGCCGGGAGATCGGTTACCGGAATCAATAAATCCGTTCCTTCGATCAGGCATATTTCCTGTTCGTTCGGATTACGCACATCCAAAAGATAAAAATCATCGTCTCCCGATTTGCGGGCATCTAGTCTTGTTTTCAGCTCTTTTGGAATCATTGCATTTGCTCCTAAATTCGAAAAAGATTATGCGATTGCGGAAAGCTCTTCCAATTCCAATTGCAAGCTTTCCCATTGTTCGGTTAAACGACCGATTTCGAGTTTCGTTTGATTATAAGTGTCTAATTCCAATTGGTAACTACGATTTTTATAAAATTGAGGATCGGCTAATAGTTCCTCGGAATTAGATTTATTTTTTTCTAATAAAGCTATTTTTGATTCGATTTGTTCGATTTCTTTCTGAATTTTTTTAACCCGATTTTTATCCGCGTTTCTCTGCGAGCGGGTTTTATCCTTCGATTCGTTCGATAGCGAAGATTCTTGCGGTTTGTTGATCCCGCCCTCCGACTGTAAGTCTTCGGGCGGGAATCTGAGATAATCCGCAAAACTAGTATTCAGATCCCGAATTTTACCGCCCGAAACGGAAATCGTACGGTTGCAGAGATCTTTTAAAAATTCGGGGTCATGCGAGATTACGAGCACTGCGCCTGGATAAGCCTGCAAGGCTCGCTTCAAGTTATCTCTAACGACCAAATCCAAATGATTCGTCGGCTCGTCCAAAAAGAGACAATTAGATCCGAACTTTACCAGCAAGGCTAATCTCAGTCGACTCTGTTCACCCCCGGAAAGTAAGCCGACTTTCTTATAAACCCGATCGTCCGAAAAAGAAAAATACCCTAATAGACTTCTAGCCTCTACTTCGGACATATCCGGATAGACGGAAAGGACGGTTTCCAAAAGCGATTTATCCGGATCCAAATCCTCATGATGGTTTTGGGAAAAATATCCGATTTTGGTCTTTGGGCCAAAGGTTATGGTGCCGTCGGATAATTTATGAATCCCTAATATGCATCTCAAAAAAGTGGATTTCCCGGCGCCATTCGGTCCGATAACCGCGATCTTATCCCCGGTGGATACGTGCAGCTCGGCTCCCTCGAAAATATAGGGCCTCTTACCGTCGTAAGAAAAATCGGCATCCTCGACTCGAAATGCCATGTTGCCGCAAGGAATATAATTGAAAGTATAATCCGTTTTCGAATTCCAAAAGGAATCTTCGGGAGCTTCCACCTTCTCCCTTTTTTCAAGCTTCTTAATAACGCTTTGAACCGCCCTTGCCTTGGTGGCTTTCGCACGAAACCTTTCGACCCATTCGGTTCTTTTTTTTAGATAAGCTTCTTCTTTTTGGAATTGCACGCGGAGCTTTTCTAAAAGTTCGTTTTTATGCTCGAAGTAATCTTCCAAAGTCCCCTTAAATTCGAGCACACCCGAAGGATTTAACTCCGCAATCGTATCCGTGGTCGCGTTTAAAAATTCGGGATCGTGGGTAACCAGAACGAAGGATCGATTCGTGGTTCTAAGATATTCTCCCAGCCATTCCTTGGACGCATGATCCAAATGGTTCGTCGGTTCGTCCAAAAGAAGAAGGTTTCCGGGGTTTAGAATCGCGATCGCCAATCCGAGTCTATGTTGATAGCCGGGAGAGAACTCTCGCACCTTGCGTTCCATTTGTTCGTTAGAAAAGCCTAATCCACCTATGATTTTGCGGGCCCTAGCTTCCAACTCATGAACCCCGTACGTAAATGCGTATTCTTCCAGGGAGCTTTGCTCTTCTAATAGATTATTAAATTCGGGAGAGTCATGATCCGTAGAGTCCATACGGGAATGAATATCGCGGGAACGGATTACATATTCGTTATAATGTTTATGGCGCGTTAACGCCGTTTCGATGACGGATACTTCGAAATCGAAATCCGGGATTTGCTGGAAAAGGGAAATTTCGGTATGCTTGGATCTGCTTACGATTCCTTCTTCGGGAATAAGATCGCCTTCCGCCATACGGAACAAAGTGGATTTTCCGGAACCGTTCGGTCCGACAAGAGCGACCTTGGAACCGGGTTTAATATGCCAGGAAAATTTATCAAAGAGGGTAGAACTACCGAACCTGTGCTTGATATCTATAAACTGTAGCATGGTTCTTACGTAAGGCAGGGAGGAGAAGGCTTCCGTCTTTTAGACGGAAGCCTTTAGGTTCAAGACTAGTAGTGCTTACTTCTTTTTGGCGAGTAATTCTTCTTTTCTCGCTTTAAGATGTTGTACGTACTTGCTCGTTTCCCCATTCATCTTCTCGACGGCGTCCTTAAGAGCTTGGTCAAGCTCCTGAACGGACATCTTGTTGATCTTTTTGTTCTTTTTTTCGGCAGTCTCTTCAGACATAGGTACCTTCCGATGCGTTCGTAATACCAAAATTTTCAGAATAGGCCGCTTCGACAACCTCTTTTACTTGGAACAATCCGTCTCTGATTCGGTTGCCTCCCGCAAAAATGGGTAGAAGCCGTTTGCAGTCACTACGATACTCCCTGGAATATATGGTTTACTCATTCTTCGCTACTAAACCCGGAATCGGCCCCTTACTGATAAGAATGGGTCTGGCCATCTGCATCTTCCCTCATGGAGCCCAAAAGGCCGTGGGCTGGTTTGAAGGTTCCGGCTTCGAAGTAGCGATGGATTACTTTACGAATACCCTGGGATTTCCTTATTTCATGGGTGTGCTGGCGATCGTATTCGAATTTACCGGTTCGATCTGTATTAGCGTGGGCTTTCTCACTCGTCTTTGGGCTCTAGGAATCGGCATAACATTGAGTGTCGCAGGACTGACCCATATGGATCACGGTTTTTTTATGAATTGGTTCGGAGATAAAGGAGGCGAGGGATTCGAGTATCATATCCTTGCAGCTTCGATGGCCTTTTCCTTAGTCATAAGCGGCGGGGGTTCCTATTCTATCGACAGACCCATTGCGCACCAGCTGCTATAATCGTTTGAAAACGAGTTCGTCTTTTGGACCAAAATTTTTTCAAACCGGAAGCCGTTACCGCAAAAAAACCCGGAAGCGTTTCCGCATCCGGGTCTTACTCCGCTAAAGAACGGGAAAAATCTATATTAGTACCGAATCGTTTCCACCACGGCTTCGTCTAGTATGTAAGATCCTTTTAGGGTTTGGATAATCAGCTTACCTTTTTTCTGAGAAACGACCACTCCGCGGAGTTCACGTCCATCTTTCAAAATGATTTGCTCGATATTCTTATCATACATTTGGCTCAACTCCGCTTCGGTCTTAGCAGACTTGAGATTTCTCGTAGTCTCCATAACTTCTTTGTCTAATGCATTTAGGTTCTTACGCATTTCAGTGTATTCCGGAAGAACTTTCTTACTGCGATCCGTGTCTTCATAATAGGTGGCTTTCTGAACCGTGACAACCACTAACCCGCCGACGTTCAAGACTTTCTGCGCTTCATCGTTTACCAAAGGTGTGACTTCGACGGCTCCGTCAGCAACGTAAACGGAAGATTCTTCGGAATTTGCATCTACTTCAAACGACGTACCACGAACGGCCGCTACGACAGTCGGGGTGTCGACTACGAAGTTTGCATTCTTCTTTTCTTTCTCCACCAAGCTCAAAATTCTACCCGACAGAAGGGAGAGTTTTACTTGAGAAGCTTCCGTCTCACGCATTCCTTTTAACAATAAAGTCGATTTTTCCTTAAGGCGAATGATACTAGAATCGGTGAGTCCTATATCTACCGATCCTCCCGAACCCGTAACGATTCGATCCCCTTCGGTCAAAATATCGCCCAGATGAATCGGAGCTTCTACATCACGAACGACTTTCGCATCCCCTTTTACAAACACCACTGCGGCTTTCAGAATTGCTCCTTCTACGACCGGTGCTTGTGATTTGGAAAATTTGAAATATCCGCCTATACCAATACCAACTAAGAGAACTGCTGCCGCTGCGATCCAAAAGACGCGACGACTCGATTTAGGAAGTTCCACTATATTACTCTTATTTGAGGTTTCCACAACGACTGCCTCCACTTCAAAGCGGGGAGACTTTCCAATCCACGAAGGATCGAAGTCGGGGAGTTTAGAAACGGCACGAGTCCTTTTGAGGAACTCGGCATAGGGTTCGAATTCAGGTGTCATCCCATTCATCCTCTTTCTCCGTTTCTATCTTCAGGTTCCCGCTCTTCGAGCGTTTCTCCCGCTTTCAGTTGGACCAACAAACTGGAGAGAATTTCGTTGCTCGTTTTTTTAGGATCATGCTCTTTTCTGACGAAATTAATCACTTGTGCGAAAATCTAAAAAGACCGTTTCTCAATTTTTTAAGAAGGATTCAGGTTGAAATCCCCTCCGTTTCCCTTCTTGCAATATCGCTTTTTCCGCCCTTTCCAGCA encodes:
- a CDS encoding rhodanese-like domain-containing protein, whose product is MIPKELKTRLDARKSGDDDFYLLDVRNPNEQEICLIEGTDLLIPVTDLPAHIAELEPWKQSGKDIIVYCRSGGRSGSACAFLKSAGYAKVFNLEGGILRYSDDVDSTLAKY
- a CDS encoding alpha/beta fold hydrolase, with amino-acid sequence MKKKVFLFASVLVLLALASAPYLRSVETEELTSEIRSKVEGKFVRLSKGLTHYRISGSENGKLVVLVHGFTTPYFIWDSTTDALERAGYRVLRFDLYGRGYSDRPNTIYDIPLFQTQLEELLSALKISDPFDIIGLSMGGPICASFVSKNSERVRKVVLIDPFSEKAKIFPLNLRGIGEYVSASIFIPALPERLTGDFFNPERIPEGWKKKYQEQMKFKGFGSAILSTLRNLLSIDPKPVYERLAETKKPVLLIWGEEDRTTPLATGSYVKELLKPTFLLVPKSGHLPHIERPEIVFPELISFLSK
- a CDS encoding short chain dehydrogenase family protein, giving the protein MEMHLKEKIALITGSTVGIGSAITIQLLNEGTTVFINGRTKNFVDKVPVSIRKVLPNSKVDGAALRGDFGVVKSTF
- a CDS encoding amidohydrolase family protein, producing MIRRISGRFQTSSGSFEAVLEIDPNTGLISAIHRDSLLRSPEQGDLSFDPDQSVIFSGFGDIHVHAREDETKKHIYKEDFHSAGLAAINGGVIHIADMPNNPSPPVNDETYLRKQELADRSPIRITLYAGIGPKTKPLTLHVPYKAFMGPSVGELFFHSNEQLEDTIRQYEGKNVSFHCEDPEVLEKKQGEFLHEDRRPPEAETLATDFALYLIEKYKLKGKLCHYSTGEGLQRIINAKRRGISVTCEVTPTHLYFDRTMLTDENRHWFQMNPPLRGPEDKTALLQGIRDGWIDYLATDHAPHSVEEKKRGTSGISQLDTYALFVTWLHREGQISLEKIAAICSENPGEFVNEFLPKEYGKGFGKLEPGYCASFTVLNFHKPTTFRKEDIKSKSGWSPFENVTFPGSILAVIHRGLRVK
- a CDS encoding TetR/AcrR family transcriptional regulator, whose protein sequence is MTLVATRPKRRTRNSLNKQTIVQAAMEILTEDGIDGLSMRRIAEKLDCSVASPYSHFKSQQDIIKILISQGEAQLTETLREAKLQGKNAYEKLTRIARTYYEFSGNNQELHKVMFNTVHGHMHRKAFPKLPTSYRVFLETIREGCRSGEFIITEEEYPSLARTMYSWMYGIIVLDMTGMLKKRGMGDPLDEGFLFFRKILLGDEI
- a CDS encoding acetoacetate decarboxylase, producing MKIKEKSPTKPKKKASETSSARSKGGTVASQAKKAVASTPTKKRFSAPWHLNGKGFIFPLLANRSYNVDRGFFDEEDRKSYRGGLGSLIFANYESSDVGPYCEILYIPGNFEYKNRNYKRITRIFVSSQDASEGGIRNWAIPKERADFLWQKEGSITKIEISRNGKIFLRAMVKTLGFNFPVNTSPLDISFLQKKGEGEYLETAFIGKGKGKLARLESFWVDDSFFPNFLNGGGFKTGVGIDPFDLEFPVANKLS
- a CDS encoding ABC-F family ATP-binding cassette domain-containing protein, which codes for MLQFIDIKHRFGSSTLFDKFSWHIKPGSKVALVGPNGSGKSTLFRMAEGDLIPEEGIVSRSKHTEISLFQQIPDFDFEVSVIETALTRHKHYNEYVIRSRDIHSRMDSTDHDSPEFNNLLEEQSSLEEYAFTYGVHELEARARKIIGGLGFSNEQMERKVREFSPGYQHRLGLAIAILNPGNLLLLDEPTNHLDHASKEWLGEYLRTTNRSFVLVTHDPEFLNATTDTIAELNPSGVLEFKGTLEDYFEHKNELLEKLRVQFQKEEAYLKKRTEWVERFRAKATKARAVQSVIKKLEKREKVEAPEDSFWNSKTDYTFNYIPCGNMAFRVEDADFSYDGKRPYIFEGAELHVSTGDKIAVIGPNGAGKSTFLRCILGIHKLSDGTITFGPKTKIGYFSQNHHEDLDPDKSLLETVLSVYPDMSEVEARSLLGYFSFSDDRVYKKVGLLSGGEQSRLRLALLVKFGSNCLFLDEPTNHLDLVVRDNLKRALQAYPGAVLVISHDPEFLKDLCNRTISVSGGKIRDLNTSFADYLRFPPEDLQSEGGINKPQESSLSNESKDKTRSQRNADKNRVKKIQKEIEQIESKIALLEKNKSNSEELLADPQFYKNRSYQLELDTYNQTKLEIGRLTEQWESLQLELEELSAIA
- a CDS encoding LLM class flavin-dependent oxidoreductase, with the protein product MLKLSVLDQSPIRKGGTAKQAIRETIELIRFVDRLGYHRFWVSEHHNILGLAGSSPEVLIAHLAGETNRIRVGSGGVMLPNHSSLKVAENFRMLETLFPGRIDLGVGRAPGGDRLTAAILNPGNSFIQNDFVQQLIDLKHFLTDTIEPDSIQAKVRAIPIAETVPELWILTSSGESGLLAAHFGMALSFAHFINPNGGRQAMHAYREKFQQSEALKNPKGSVGIFVLCSDTEEKANELRAVMDRQLLNIEKGISEGIVSYDEIKSQRYADAEEYRIAYNRGRMVTGTPDQVKVKLLQLAKEYQVDEIVVTTITHDFGDRLRSYQLLAEAFELEK
- a CDS encoding DoxX family protein is translated as MVYSFFATKPGIGPLLIRMGLAICIFPHGAQKAVGWFEGSGFEVAMDYFTNTLGFPYFMGVLAIVFEFTGSICISVGFLTRLWALGIGITLSVAGLTHMDHGFFMNWFGDKGGEGFEYHILAASMAFSLVISGGGSYSIDRPIAHQLL
- a CDS encoding acetyl-CoA C-acetyltransferase — translated: MEEAVILDGIRTPFGNFGGTLKDISAVDLGVHVSKTLLERTKINPEDIAESIFGNVIPTGKEAIYLARHIGLKTGLPLSVPALTLNRLCGSGMEAIIQAAKKIYLGDAEAVLAGGSESMSNAPYVVRNARWGVRYGSSEFEDSLEQGLTDQYVGLIMGATAENLADQYKISRKEQDDWAGISQSRAEKATLEGRLKEEIISVTVGGKKPITLEKDEFIKGAASIEKLGGLKPAFRDGGTVTAGNASGLNDGAAATIVTSASYAKRIGRKPLAIIRGYGHAGCDPAKMGIGPAIAIPAALKKAGLKLSDMSLVEVNEAFAAQYLAVQKELGLNPDITNVNGGAVAIGHPLGASGARVTITLAYELRRRKAKYGVASLCIGGGQGIALVLENPEV